The Kluyveromyces lactis strain NRRL Y-1140 chromosome D complete sequence genome has a window encoding:
- the HSP42 gene encoding heat shock protein HSP42 (similar to uniprot|Q12329 Saccharomyces cerevisiae YDR171W HSP42 Small cytosolic stress-induced chaperone that forms barrel-shaped oligomers and suppresses the aggregation of non-native proteins oligomer dissociation is not required for function involved in cytoskeleton reorganization after heat shock) encodes MSFYQPSLSLYDVLDALTNKAGARGDYEDNIYGGRQPQRRAANQGYDRYDPFAARRQGYVPGSYYYSVPNASYYQPVYYTNEDAQPQRRPTHYHPHRTVRRTGAPTTASRRAVGPTSGDDVVGALLSALAGGNSDIFRGDADEESQRQATDDEQENDEQEQAAALAAAEEALANQYSEEEKERNDQQIDEETAEQGEDASDEYNEDYNMHNNEEQQKLNKTTSSVDSEKDVNQKDKLAYEPSGFRSPVPAPLQVSNPELRLDLPFSPEVNVYDTPEQYVVVLALPGANSKEFKIDFHPSSHELLIKGAVDNKIGIDKKYVKISELKYGDFERSVKFPVLPRIKDEEIKASYFNGLLQIKVPKIPQDANKPQPKKRIIIEDVPDEELVFETAPRNL; translated from the coding sequence ATGAGTTTTTATCAACCATCTTTGTCCCTTTACGACGTTCTAGATGCATTAACTAACAAGGCTGGCGCCAGAGGTGATTATGAAGATAATATCTACGGTGGAAGACAACCTCAAAGAAGAGCTGCTAATCAAGGGTATGACAGATACGACCCTTTTGCCGCTAGAAGACAGGGCTACGTTCCTGGCAGCTATTACTATTCAGTTCCAAACGCATCCTACTACCAGCCAGTTTATTACACAAATGAAGATGCTCAACCTCAGAGAAGACCCACGCATTACCATCCACACCGTACTGTTCGCAGGACCGGTGCTCCAACAACAGCTTCTAGAAGGGCTGTTGGACCAACATCTGGTGATGATGTAGTTGGGGCTCTTTTGAGTGCTTTGGCCGGTGGTAATTCCGACATTTTCAGAGGGGAtgctgatgaagaaagtcAGAGACAAGCAactgatgatgaacaagaaaacgATGAACAGGAGCAAGCCGCTGCTCTTGCGGCAGCCGAAGAAGCTCTTGCAAATCAATATTCcgaggaagaaaaagaacgTAATGATCAGCAAATAGACGAGGAAACAGCAGAGCAAGGAGAAGACGCTTCTGACGAGTACAACGAAGATTATAACATGCACAATAATGAGGAACAacaaaagttgaataaGACTACTTCCTCCGTTGACAGCGAAAAGGACGTAAACCAAAAGGATAAACTAGCTTACGAGCCCAGCGGTTTCAGATCTCCGGTTCCTGCACCTTTGCAAGTTTCAAACCCAGAATTGAGACTTGATCTACCATTTTCTCCAGAAGTTAACGTTTATGATACTCCCGAACAGTACGTTGTTGTATTGGCATTACCTGGTGCGAACTCGAAGGAGTTTAAAATTGATTTCCATCCTTCATCGCACGAGTTACTGATCAAAGGTGCTGTCGACAACAAGATCGGGATTGATAAAAAGTACGTGAAGATCtcagaattgaaatacggtgattttgaaagatctgTCAAGTTCCCCGTTTTACCGAGAattaaagatgaagagattAAAGCATCGTACTTTAACGGATTGCTTCAAATCAAAGTCCCAAAAATTCCACAAGATGCTAATAAACCAcaaccaaagaaaagaattataaTAGAAGATGTACcagatgaagaacttgTGTTTGAGACTGCTCCTCGCAATTTATGA
- the SUP35 gene encoding translation termination factor GTPase eRF3 (uniprot|Q9HGI8 Kluyveromyces lactis KLLA0D17424g SUP35 Eukaryotic peptide chain release factor GTP-binding subunit) codes for MSDQQNQDQGQGQGYNQYNQYGQYNQYYNQQGYQGYNGQQGAPQGYQAYQAYGQQPQGAYQGYNPQQAQGYQPYQGYNAQQQGYNAQQGGHNNNYNKNYNNKNSYNNYNKQGYQGAQGYNAQQPTGYAAPAQSSSQGMTLKDFQNQQGSTNAAKPKPKLKLASSSGIKLVGAKKPVAPKTEKTDESKEATKTTDDNEEAQSELPKIDDLKISEAEKPKTKENTPSADDTSSEKTTSAKADTSTGGANSVDALIKEQEDEVDEEVVKDMFGGKDHVSIIFMGHVDAGKSTMGGNLLYLTGSVDKRTVEKYEREAKEAGRQGWYLSWVMDTNKEERNDGKTIEVGRAYFETEKRRYTILDAPGHKMYVSEMIGGASQADIGILVISARKGEYETGFEKGGQTREHALLAKTQGVNKMIVVINKMDDPTVGWDKERYDHCVGNLTNFLKAVGYNVKEDVIFMPVSGYTGAGLKERVDPKDCPWYTGPSLLEYLDNMKTTDRHINAPFMLPIASKMKDMGTVVEGKIESGHIRKGNQTLLMPNRTSVEILTIYNETESEVDMAVCGEQVRLRIKGVEEEEISAGFVLTSPKNPVKNVTRFVAQIAIVELKSIMSAGFSCVMHIHTAIEEVTVTRLLHKLEKGSNRKSKKPPAFAKKGMKIIAVIETNEPVCVETYDDYPQLGRFTLRDQGTTIAIGKIVKILEN; via the coding sequence ATGTCAGACCAACAAAATCAAGACCAAGGGCAAGGCCAAGGTTACAATCAGTATAACCAATATGGCCAGTACAACCAGTACTACAACCAACAGGGCTATCAAGGCTACAACGGCCAACAAGGTGCTCCTCAAGGCTACCAAGCATATCAAGCTTATGGACAGCAGCCTCAAGGAGCCTACCAGGGCTACAACCCTCAACAAGCTCAAGGCTACCAACCTTACCAGGGCTACAATGCTCAGCAACAAGGTTACAACGCTCAGCAAGGCGGTCACAACAATAACTACAATAaaaattataataataaaaacagTTACAATAACTATAATAAGCAGGGTTATCAAGGTGCTCAAGGATATAATGCACAACAGCCAACCGGTTACGCTGCTCCAGCACAGTCTTCATCCCAGGGTATgactttgaaagatttcCAAAACCAACAAGGCAGTACTAATGCAGCCAAGCCAAAGCCTAAGTTAAAGTTGGCCTCTAGCTCTGGTATTAAGTTAGTAGGTGCCAAGAAACCTGTAGCACCCAAAACTGAGAAAACTGATGAATCCAAGGAAGCAACTAAAACTACCGACGACAACGAAGAAGCACAATCTGAATTGCccaaaattgatgatttgaaaatcTCAGAGGCtgaaaaaccaaaaacTAAGGAGAATACCCCATCTGCTGATGATACTTCCTCAGAGAAGACTACCAGCGCTAAGGCAGACACATCTACAGGAGGAGCGAACTCCGTGGATGCTCTAATCaaggaacaagaagatgaggTTGACGAAGAAGTCGTTAAAGATATGTTTGGTGGTAAGGATCATGTTTCCATCATTTTCATGGGTCACGTCGATGCTGGTAAGTCAACAATGGGTGGTAACTTGTTATATCTGACTGGTTCTGTGGATAAAAGAACCGTTGAGAAATATGAGAGAGAGGCTAAAGAGGCTGGTAGACAAGGTTGGTATTTATCATGGGTGATGGATaccaacaaagaagaaagaaacgACGGTAAAACCATTGAAGTGGGTAGAGCGTActttgaaactgaaaagagACGTTACACTATTTTGGATGCTCCCGGTCACAAAATGTATGTTTCTGAAATGATTGGTGGTGCATCTCAAGCCGATATTGGTATTTTGGTTATTTCTGCTAGAAAGGGTGAATATGAAACTGGTTTCGAAAAGGGTGGTCAAACTCGTGAGCACGCTTTATTAGCCAAGACACAAGGTGTCAACAAAATGATTGTAGTTATCAACAAGATGGATGATCCAACTGTGGGATGGGATAAGGAAAGATATGATCACTGTGTTGGTAACTTGACAAACTTTTTGAAGGCTGTGGGTTACAATGTTAAGGAGGACGTCATTTTCATGCCAGTGTCTGGTTACACAGGTGCAGGTTTGAAGGAACGTGTCGATCCTAAGGACTGTCCATGGTATACTGGTCCATCTTTATTAGAATATCTTGACAATATGAAGACTACTGATCGTCATATCAATGCTCCATTCATGCTTCCAATTGCTTCTAAGATGAAGGACATGGGTACTGTTGTGGAAGGTAAAATCGAATCTGGACACATTAGAAAGGGTAACCAAACTTTACTAATGCCTAACAGGACCTCTGTTGAAATTCTGACCATTTATAACGAAACTGAAAGCGAAGTTGACATGGCTGTTTGTGGTGAGCAGGTTAGATTAAGAATTAAAGGtgtcgaagaagaagaaatttctGCTGGTTTCGTTCTAACCTCTCCAAAAAACCCAGTTAAGAATGTAACGAGATTTGTGGCTCAAATTGCTATTGTCGAATTGAAATCGATCATGTCTGCTGGTTTCTCGTGCGTTATGCATATTCATACAGCTATCGAAGAAGTCACCGTCACAAGATTGCTTCACAAGCTTGAGAAGGGGTCAAAcagaaaatcaaagaagCCTCCAGCATTTGCTAAAAAGGGTATGAAGATCATTGCCGTTATCGAGACTAATGAACCGGTATGTGTTGAAACATACGATGATTACCCACAATTGGGTAGATTCACTTTAAGAGATCAAGGTACCACCATTGCTATCGGTAAGATTGTGAAAATCCTTGAAAATTGA
- a CDS encoding uncharacterized protein (highly similar to uniprot|Q6YFE5 Saccharomyces kluyveri GTP cyclohydrolase) produces the protein MSPIAVTRKEVEQHIKATPVNDVLLTTYPEDSSPIPLNWGAADCQERGPVVPSRNKSGISKHNCIGAHAGPYCIYNALAIGSNQLKRDHIPDYTNAQPVFTIPEQPSWFNNRDIVSMDPFGHLTPYLFDDVAKSANVDIRPTIAITKATMQLLELKEAVDKGELKIDGNIIVNSNGDLSVSKIAVEPVWYLPGVAERFGITEEELRKCLFEDTNGMYPELITRPDIKTYMPPIGGLTVYIFGNPQNISNPEKKIALRVHDECNGSDVFGSDICTCRPYLMFGIIEAVKEAQNGGTGLVIYFRKEGRALGEVTKYLVYNARKRGGDTADEYFHRTECIAGVRDMRFQQLMPDVLKWLGISKIDKMLSMSNMKYDAIVDQGIEIVERIPIPDEMIPPDSRVEIDAKINSGYFSSEKAPTKEELQSVHGRLWNDV, from the coding sequence ATGAGTCCAATCGCCGTTACCCGTAAGGAAGTAGAACAACACATCAAAGCGACACCAGTTAATGATGTCCTTTTAACCACCTACCCAGAAGATTCCTCTCCTATCCCATTGAACTGGGGTGCTGCTGATTGTCAAGAAAGGGGTCCTGTGGTTCCATCAAGAAATAAAAGTGGTATCTCTAAACACAATTGCATCGGTGCTCATGCTGGTCCATACTGCATCTATAATGCTTTGGCCATTGGTTCAAACCAGTTAAAACGCGACCATATTCCAGACTATACCAACGCGCAACCTGTGTTTACAATCCCAGAACAGCCATCATGGTTTAACAACCGTGATATTGTATCGATGGATCCTTTTGGTCACTTAACACCTTATTTGTTTGATGATGTTGCTAAGTCTGCAAACGTGGATATCAGACCAACTATTGCCATCACCAAGGCAACCATGCAATTGCTTGAGTTGAAAGAGGCCGTTGATAAAGGCGAATTGAAAATCGACGGTAATATCATTGTCAACTCTAACGGTGACCTAAGTGTTTCGAAGATTGCCGTTGAACCTGTTTGGTATTTACCAGGGGTCGCTGaaagatttggaatcaCTGAAGAAGAGTTAAGAAAATGTTTATTTGAGGATACAAATGGTATGTACCCAGAATTGATCACTAGACCCGATATCAAAACTTACATGCCTCCAATTGGTGGATTGACAGTGTATATTTTCGGTAATCCGCAAAACATTTCCAAtccagaaaagaaaatcgCTTTGAGAGTTCACGATGAATGTAACGGTTCCGACGTCTTCGGTTCTGATATTTGTACTTGCCGTCCATACTTGATGTTTGGTATTATTGAAGCAGTAAAGGAGGCCCAGAATGGAGGAACTGGTCTTGTTATTTACTTCCGTAAAGAAGGGCGTGCACTTGGTGAAGTTACCAAATATTTAGTATACAATGCTCGTAAGAGAGGCGGTGATACCGCTGACGAGTATTTCCACAGAACAGAATGTATCGCTGGTGTGAGGGATATGagatttcaacaattaATGCCAGACGTCCTTAAATGGTTAGGTATTTCCAAGATCGATAAGATGTTGTCCATGTCAAACATGAAATATGATGCAATCGTTGATCAGGGAATTGAAATCGTCGAAAGAATTCCGATTCCAGATGAAATGATTCCTCCAGATTCCAGAGTTGAAATCGATGCTAAAATCAACTCAGGTTATTTCTCATCAGAAAAAGCACCAACTAAAGAGGAATTACAATCAGTCCATGGGAGATTATGGAACGATGTGTGA
- the ARG82 gene encoding inositol polyphosphate multikinase (similar to uniprot|P07250 Saccharomyces cerevisiae YDR173C ARG82 Protein involved in regulation of arginine-responsive and Mcm1p-dependent genes has a dual-specificity inositol polyphosphate kinase activity required for regulation of phosphate- and nitrogen- responsive genes), translating into MNIKDFKKLKRQAAGHEGPLTDPNEMLLFKPSTKQEIKFYEHLATRHAIDNTDDIPLQDWTPTFLGILQENKEQNKDFDQERVIERLNACSPTSLTSKSQTDGNVYLVMENLLHGYVRPNVLDIKLGHVLWDDAASEEKRIRLDEVSKTSTSGTLGFRICGMNILKNTNVQELHSKYYEPEDDGYIFVNKYYGRELTASNVTDAFDLYFGDNNLSLQNRNDLIHMFSKRLQLFYNTLLNEEVRMISSSLLFIYECDTTRWINFSQEQELIPSHVSYDSDEEGSIKDGQSKESISGKTELSRMSIIDFAHTKFTPGLGIDDNVLDGVESLIDIFERLKTKYTI; encoded by the coding sequence ATGAACATCAAAGACTTTAAGAAACTAAAACGTCAAGCTGCTGGCCATGAAGGACCATTAACGGATCCCAATGAGATGCTTCTGTTCAAACCTTCCAcgaaacaagaaataaagtTTTATGAACACTTGGCCACCAGACATGCAATAGACAACACGGATGACATTCCATTACAGGACTGGACACCTACATTCTTAGGTATATTGCAAGAGAATAAAGAACAGAACAAAGACTTTGACCAAGAAAGAGTAATAGAGAGACTGAACGCGTGTTCCCCCACAAGTCTAACTAGTAAGTCACAAACCGATGGAAATGTTTACTTAGTTATGGAAAATCTATTGCACGGATATGTACGACCAAACGTATTGGATATCAAGTTAGGACATGTTCTGTGGGATGATGCAGCAAgtgaagagaaaagaataagaTTAGATGAAGTAAGTAAGACATCAACTTCTGGGACTTTAGGGTTTAGAATATGTGGTATGAATATCTTAAAAAACACAAATGTCCAAGAACTACACTCGAAGTATTATGAACCGGAAGATGATGGGTATATTTTTGTCAATAAATATTACGGTCGTGAGTTGACAGCTTCGAATGTAACGGACGCATTTGATTTGTACTTTGGCGATAATAATCTTTCACTCCAAAATCgtaatgatttgattcaCATGTTTTCAAAAAGGCTTCAGCTTTTCTATAATACGCTATTGAATGAAGAGGTTCGCATGATATCAAGTAGCCTTCTATTCATATATGAATGCGATACTACTCGGTGGATCAACTTCTCTCAGGAACAAGAATTAATACCGTCCCATGTATCATATGATTCGGATGAGGAAGGGTCCATTAAAGATGGACAGTCAAAGGAGAGCATATCAGGAAAGACAGAATTGAGTCGCATGTCGATAATAGATTTTGCACATACCAAATTTACCCCAGGATTAGGAATAGATGACAATGTACTTGACGGGGTTGAAAGTCTTATAgacatttttgaaagattaaAAACTAAATATACAATCTAG